In Gigantopelta aegis isolate Gae_Host chromosome 6, Gae_host_genome, whole genome shotgun sequence, the following are encoded in one genomic region:
- the LOC121375854 gene encoding uncharacterized protein LOC121375854, whose product MSMDYLKNVYKPQTGYSPRATKTSYGAMNNWLATSKNYQGQLPTVRSVRGPNFAPRRIHPSVSQLAAVDDTLPVHLRYSRNCGYDDFHKAFRNIGHQWPDLSYPNFGPARLRQGRLGGSWRHIKEVMQAVGNRGTFIDGCIATDDRFTSERVPGGDLIKPVVPDSRNATWIYGLQSKANEHMHRKPTFDVFTQREVEHTNWCIMR is encoded by the exons ATGTCTATGGATTATTTGAAGAATGTTTATAAACCTCAGACAGGATATTCTCCACGAGCCAC GAAGACAAGTTATGGAGCTATGAACAACTGGCTTGCAACATCCAAAAACTACCAAGGGCAGCTTCCAACAGTAAGGAGCGTCCGGGGACCAAACTTTGCTCCAAGACGAATCCATCCTTCAGTGAGCCAGCTAGCAGCA GTAGACGACACACTTCCAGTACATCTGCGGTACAGTCGCAACTGTGGGTATGACGACTTCCATAAGGCGTTCAGAAACATCGGACACCAGTGGCCAGATCTAAGCTACCCCAACTTTGGCCCAGCACG ATTGCGACAAGGTCGACTAGGGGGCAGCTGGCGACACATCAAAGAAGTCATGCAGGCTGTGGGAAATCGTGGAACTTTCATAGACG GATGTATTGCGACTGATGACCGATTTACATCAGAACGAGTACCAGGTGGTGATTTGATCAAACCAGTAGTTCCAGACAGTCGGAATGCAACATGGATATACGGCCTACAGTCTAAAGCAAACGAGCACATGCATAGAA AACCCACATTTGATGTATTCACCCAGAGAGAAGTGGAACATACAAACTGGTGCATAATGCGGTAG